One window of Cherax quadricarinatus isolate ZL_2023a chromosome 18, ASM3850222v1, whole genome shotgun sequence genomic DNA carries:
- the LOC128689480 gene encoding ceramide synthase 2: MSTIKSYTEVFMSATITQYLTNNTLVGDFLRQVSESVWRADFWLPSGLTWQDLQSTDNLQFPEFSDVWIYPLLFSLVFLFFQYNFLEPLVLAPLAKAVGISNFRPPPPPPNSSMAIIFHRYGRKVPEAVLVEASRESKLSVRQAERWIRACYKATRVNKHDLFLSAGVNVISHTIFFIGGWLIMYFKPWVWNITLCWQNYPYHNVDADVWWYYMTVLTFFWASTISDIGQPRRISEGKLKIIVHHVLTVILMTFSWVCNFTRIGTLVLLVHECADIPLLLAKMCIYAKKQTASNIFFVVFLVLWLATRCVMYPFWVMRSVFFEATTYMFMPSAYIFFFLLTAVLVLNLMWTLLIFRTLIRLLQKKGPLKEEKSSTESEDEVEETKKEE, from the coding sequence GTCGGTGATTTTCTACGACAAGTAAGTGAGTCTGTGTGGAGAGCAGACTTCTGGCTCCCGTCTGGTCTCACTTGGCAGGATCTTCAGAGCACTGACAACCTTCAGTTCCCCGAGTTCAGTGATGTTTGGATTTATCCGCTACTATTTAGCTTAGTCTTTCTGTTTTTTCAATATAATTTTCTGGAACCATTGGTGCTTGCTCCTCTGGCGAAGGCAGTGGGTATTAGTAACTTccggcctcctcctcctccgccgaACTCTTCCATGGCGATCATTTTCCACCGATATGGGAGGAAAGTGCCCGAGGCAGTGCTGGTGGAGGCGTCGCGTGAATCCAAGCTGTCAGTGCGGCAGGCGGAGAGGTGGATTCGTGCTTGCTATAAAGCAACACGTGTAAATAAACATGACTTGTTCTTGAGCGCTGGTGTAAATGTCATCTCTCACACCATCTTCTTCATCGGTGGATGGTTGATCATGTATTTTAAACCTTGGGTGTGGAATATTACACTGTGCTGGCAAAACTACCCTTATCACAACGTGGATGCTGACGTCTGGTGGTACTATATGACAGTACTGACTTTTTTCTGGGCTTCCACAATCTCAGATATTGGCCAGCCTCGCAGAATTTCGGAAGGTAAACTGAAGATAATTGTTCACCACGTGTTAACAGTAATACTTATGACTTTTTCTTGGGTCTGCAACTTCACTCGCATTGGGAcattggtgctgctggtgcacgAGTGTGCCGACATTCCTCTGCTCTTGGCGAAAATGTGCATATACGCAAAAAAGCAAACGGCTTCCAACATTTTCTTCGTGGTGTTCTTGGTGCTGTGGCTCGCGACTCGCTGCGTGATGTACCCATTCTGGGTGATGCGCAGTGTGTTCTTCGAGGCCACCACCTATATGTTCATGCCGTCAGCCTACATATTCTTCTTTCTCTTAACCGCTGTCTTAGTACTCAACCTAATGTGGACACTGCTAATCTTCCGCACACTGATACGACTCTTACAGAAGAAAGGTCCTCTAAAAGAAGAAAAGTCATCAACGGAAAGTGAAGATGAAGTCGAAGAAACGAAGAAAGAAGAATGA